In the genome of Rhizobium sp. NXC24, one region contains:
- a CDS encoding NAD(P)-binding domain-containing protein, translating into MTTIGVIGTGDFSAYLIVTLRRGGHTGRIILSPHNRIKAEDLPARYGCTVAVDQLSLIEEADWILLAVRPEQLASALPTLALGPGQTLISAVAGIAAAELRVATGGSIQVVRIMPSSYIEAIGDGLILMFPACPEVEAVLAAAGKVLVLNHEDQLDLAMIGACLAGWTYRFIAELENWFVERGLEPNQARALVAGDIAGAAAYATVLQDVSLNAISDAIATPGTFTKTGLDHLARTNAAVPWVEALEIVHRDLPASRTGQSNMQMRSKETR; encoded by the coding sequence ATGACGACTATAGGCGTTATCGGCACAGGGGATTTCTCCGCGTATCTGATTGTCACCTTAAGACGGGGTGGCCATACAGGGCGGATCATCCTCTCGCCGCACAATCGCATAAAGGCTGAGGACCTCCCGGCGCGTTATGGTTGCACCGTTGCGGTGGATCAACTGAGTTTGATAGAGGAGGCCGACTGGATCCTGCTTGCAGTGCGACCAGAGCAGCTCGCTTCAGCGTTGCCTACGCTAGCGCTAGGGCCGGGCCAGACGCTAATTTCAGCTGTCGCCGGCATCGCTGCTGCCGAACTACGTGTCGCAACAGGTGGCAGCATCCAGGTCGTGCGCATCATGCCGTCGAGTTACATCGAGGCGATTGGTGACGGCCTCATTCTGATGTTTCCCGCGTGCCCGGAAGTGGAAGCCGTTTTGGCTGCCGCGGGAAAAGTTCTGGTTCTGAACCATGAGGACCAACTCGACCTCGCGATGATCGGAGCCTGCCTGGCGGGCTGGACGTATCGCTTTATCGCTGAGCTCGAAAACTGGTTTGTCGAGCGTGGACTCGAGCCAAACCAGGCCCGGGCGCTGGTTGCGGGAGATATAGCCGGAGCAGCCGCCTATGCAACGGTACTGCAGGATGTCTCTCTCAATGCGATTTCTGACGCTATCGCAACACCGGGAACTTTCACGAAGACCGGCCTAGACCATCTCGCGCGGACAAACGCGGCTGTCCCTTGGGTCGAAGCTCTGGAAATCGTTCATCGCGACTTGCCCGCATCCCGCACTGGTCAATCGAATATGCAGATGCGCTCAAAGGAAACACGGTAG
- a CDS encoding helix-turn-helix transcriptional regulator, with protein sequence MTTTIFNALGEQLLAARKRRGLSQPALATRLGRDRARISELERDLATDRRGRDRLTLFAEICDALDLMPVLLPKSRVGEVRALIGDKGEQPNRSAAASAFEELFVDLDEDDKGEP encoded by the coding sequence ATGACTACCACGATTTTCAACGCTCTTGGCGAACAACTCTTGGCCGCCCGTAAACGGCGAGGTCTCAGTCAGCCCGCACTTGCGACAAGGCTCGGCCGGGACCGGGCCCGAATATCGGAACTCGAACGGGACCTTGCGACGGATCGGCGGGGTAGGGACCGACTGACCCTGTTTGCCGAAATCTGCGATGCACTCGACCTTATGCCGGTCCTGCTGCCGAAGTCCCGGGTCGGGGAAGTGAGGGCGCTGATTGGCGATAAGGGGGAACAGCCGAATAGAAGTGCGGCGGCCAGCGCATTCGAGGAACTTTTTGTCGATCTCGATGAAGACGACAAAGGGGAGCCGTGA
- a CDS encoding PP2C family serine/threonine-protein phosphatase: protein MTDGWRWAAARARGTSHVKTGLPCQDFALSEAVASLDETVMTVIVSDGAGSAKLAEIGSKSVCIGLLRLIRGYLASHSLSQLREEMVWDWIDDIREYISAKASRSGTQRRDFAATTVAALMSENGTVIFHIGDGAAVVRYEGDDAWDVPSWPYQGEYASTTSFITDDPYPRLTFIRNDRRVDRFAVFSDGIERLVLNSVDRSAHEPFFNRIVTPLAFSEEAGRNVSLSIALRDYLESPSICERTDDDKTLVLGVRK, encoded by the coding sequence ATGACCGATGGCTGGCGTTGGGCCGCGGCCCGTGCGCGTGGCACCTCTCATGTGAAGACAGGTTTGCCATGTCAGGATTTTGCGCTCAGTGAGGCTGTAGCCAGCCTCGATGAAACGGTCATGACAGTGATCGTTTCAGATGGTGCGGGAAGCGCAAAACTGGCGGAGATTGGTTCAAAATCAGTCTGCATTGGTCTGCTTCGGCTCATCCGTGGATATCTTGCAAGTCACTCCCTGTCCCAGCTTCGTGAAGAAATGGTTTGGGACTGGATAGATGATATCCGCGAATACATCAGCGCAAAGGCTAGTCGATCTGGAACACAGCGTCGCGATTTCGCGGCCACAACCGTTGCGGCTCTCATGTCTGAAAACGGCACTGTGATCTTCCACATCGGCGACGGCGCAGCCGTCGTACGCTACGAAGGAGACGACGCATGGGATGTGCCGTCTTGGCCGTATCAAGGCGAATATGCATCGACAACCAGCTTCATCACCGATGATCCTTATCCGCGTCTGACTTTTATTCGAAATGACCGTCGTGTCGATCGATTTGCAGTATTCTCCGACGGCATTGAGCGCCTAGTCCTCAATAGCGTAGATCGTTCGGCCCATGAGCCATTCTTCAATCGGATAGTGACGCCGCTAGCTTTTTCGGAGGAAGCCGGCAGGAACGTTTCTCTGTCGATAGCCCTCCGAGACTATCTTGAAAGCCCTTCCATTTGCGAACGGACAGATGACGACAAGACGCTAGTACTCGGTGTGCGCAAATGA
- a CDS encoding ISNCY family transposase: protein MSCLITMSQKELHRLEVIQKIRDERLSVVQAAELLDLSRSQVHRLLQAYDLDGPAGLVSKKRSQPSNRRHSEEFRNAALDLIRERYLDFGPTLAREKLIELHRISVAKETLRQWMTEAGIWVSRRERKKRVFQPRGRRDCFGELVQIDGSHHWWFENRGPKCALLVYIDDATGKLLHLRFAGSENTFDYLHATKAYLQQWGKPLAFYSDKHGVFRSTHASEKDRTSGLTQFGRALYELNIDIICANTPQAKGRVERANQTLQDRLVKEMRLRGIDTIEEANAYAPEFITDFNARFGKQPRNPKDMHRPLADHENLDGAMCRKEVRTLSQALTLRYDKVLFILDPTDVSRPLAGQKVIVCDYPDGRLEIMHESFALPYRTFDKLRSVHRPEVVENKRLDDMLSIVAEMQAGREQQRSKSGPRRTGQTDHMFGIRDGSTANGYQKRGRKPRTDYMNDPAVIARREKALLRQPAAE, encoded by the coding sequence ATGTCCTGTTTGATCACTATGTCGCAGAAAGAGTTGCATCGCCTCGAAGTCATCCAGAAGATCCGTGACGAACGCCTGAGCGTTGTCCAGGCTGCCGAACTGCTCGACCTCAGTCGAAGTCAGGTGCATCGGCTGCTGCAGGCTTATGACCTGGATGGTCCAGCCGGGCTCGTTTCGAAGAAGCGATCTCAACCGAGCAACCGGCGTCACAGCGAGGAATTTCGCAATGCGGCGCTGGATCTGATCCGCGAACGCTATCTGGATTTCGGCCCGACGCTGGCGCGTGAGAAGCTGATCGAGCTGCACCGGATCTCTGTCGCCAAGGAGACGCTGCGGCAATGGATGACCGAGGCTGGTATCTGGGTCTCACGCAGAGAACGCAAGAAACGGGTTTTCCAGCCACGCGGTCGACGTGATTGCTTTGGCGAACTGGTGCAGATCGATGGCTCGCATCACTGGTGGTTCGAGAACCGTGGGCCCAAATGTGCCCTGCTCGTCTATATCGATGACGCGACCGGCAAGCTGCTACATCTACGGTTTGCCGGATCGGAGAACACATTCGACTATCTGCACGCGACCAAGGCCTATCTGCAGCAATGGGGCAAACCGCTGGCCTTCTACAGCGACAAGCACGGCGTCTTTCGTTCGACCCATGCGTCGGAGAAGGACCGGACGAGCGGCCTGACACAATTCGGCCGGGCGCTCTATGAGCTGAACATCGACATCATCTGTGCCAACACCCCGCAGGCCAAGGGCCGGGTGGAACGTGCCAACCAGACATTGCAGGATCGGCTGGTCAAGGAGATGCGGCTTCGCGGCATTGACACGATCGAGGAAGCCAACGCCTATGCACCTGAGTTCATTACGGATTTCAACGCGCGTTTCGGCAAACAGCCGCGCAATCCGAAGGACATGCACCGGCCGTTGGCCGATCACGAGAACCTTGATGGCGCCATGTGCCGCAAGGAAGTTCGCACGCTGTCGCAGGCTTTGACGCTGCGCTACGACAAGGTGCTGTTCATTCTCGATCCGACCGACGTTTCCAGACCCTTGGCCGGCCAAAAGGTGATTGTCTGCGATTATCCGGACGGTCGTCTCGAGATCATGCACGAGAGTTTTGCCCTACCCTACAGAACCTTTGACAAGCTGCGGTCGGTCCATCGGCCGGAAGTCGTCGAGAACAAGCGTCTGGACGACATGCTGTCGATCGTCGCCGAGATGCAGGCTGGACGAGAACAGCAACGGAGCAAGAGCGGCCCTCGCCGCACCGGGCAGACGGATCATATGTTCGGCATTCGGGACGGCAGCACGGCGAACGGCTATCAGAAGCGTGGCCGCAAGCCGAGGACAGATTACATGAACGATCCCGCGGTGATTGCCCGGCGAGAGAAAGCGTTATTGAGGCAACCAGCGGCGGAATAA
- a CDS encoding AAA family ATPase, translated as MAANAANVSRAKSGEVVLDLSSVRGYRAARDWASTLVGEVAEWRTGKLRWSNIDSRLLFSGQREVRKDRIRAHSGKNARCAFHPDLVGCLAEQRSVGRPLVSALLEMIDGGEKNEGIFIMGACNFSERLDPALKWSGCLAKHNCAAFI; from the coding sequence TTGGCTGCGAATGCAGCCAACGTTAGCCGGGCGAAGTCTGGCGAGGTGGTACTGGACCTGAGTAGTGTAAGAGGCTACCGCGCAGCCCGCGATTGGGCGTCAACGCTCGTTGGTGAAGTTGCCGAGTGGCGTACAGGTAAGCTGCGATGGTCCAATATCGATAGCCGGTTGCTCTTTAGTGGGCAGCGGGAGGTGCGGAAAGACCGCATTCGCGCGCATTCTGGCAAAAACGCTCGATGCGCATTTCATCCCGACCTCGTTGGCTGCTTGGCAGAGCAAAGGAGCGTTGGACGCCCTCTCGTTTCGGCACTCTTGGAAATGATCGATGGCGGCGAGAAAAACGAGGGCATCTTTATCATGGGCGCCTGTAATTTCTCTGAGCGTCTCGATCCCGCGCTCAAGTGGTCGGGGTGTCTTGCAAAACACAATTGCGCTGCCTTCATCTGA
- a CDS encoding type II toxin-antitoxin system HipA family toxin — MAKSSAILGVHLLDQTQGKVRVGTLTRDSDGAVAFVVAETFLRDPKRPILSLGWFDPDDDEGTRNHLARRGDKIGLHGTLPPWFSGLLPEGALRDLVLNEMGPGDHDEFDVLSRLGGDLPGAILVVPETAIPASAGPITIEKVHGVDVALPDGAVKFSLAGVQLKFTANVEGERLTVPGRGNTGRCIIKVASERFPGLPEAEYAAMHMAKMIGVRTANCRLVSSDVISGVPAELLAHGKRVLVVDRFDRADDDRRIHIEDAAQILGAIGDRKYTMATTETIINMVRRFSTDHRDDILESIRRVVADVLLGNGDNHLKNWSFCFPAPGEIRLSPAYDIVPTVLYIPSDTMALRFVKTHSFENVNLHRFERVASFLRLDEKLITREVVATVNRALEHWPTLAPELLGEKKAKQLLDRLETLTLVDEVHRQP, encoded by the coding sequence ATGGCGAAATCTTCGGCGATCCTCGGCGTCCATCTTCTGGATCAGACACAAGGGAAGGTTAGGGTAGGCACCCTGACGCGCGACAGTGACGGCGCAGTCGCGTTTGTCGTTGCGGAAACATTCCTACGGGATCCAAAGCGGCCAATTCTGAGCCTGGGTTGGTTCGATCCTGACGATGACGAGGGCACACGCAATCATCTGGCGCGGCGCGGTGACAAAATTGGGCTTCACGGCACATTGCCACCATGGTTTTCAGGGCTGCTTCCGGAGGGCGCCCTTAGGGATCTCGTGTTGAACGAAATGGGGCCGGGCGATCACGACGAATTCGACGTTCTGAGCCGCCTGGGTGGCGATCTCCCCGGCGCAATTCTCGTCGTACCGGAAACAGCGATCCCAGCGTCAGCCGGCCCGATCACCATCGAAAAGGTACATGGCGTGGATGTCGCGCTGCCTGACGGCGCGGTCAAATTCTCGCTCGCAGGTGTCCAGCTCAAGTTCACAGCCAACGTCGAGGGCGAGCGACTGACGGTTCCCGGTCGCGGTAACACCGGCCGTTGCATCATCAAGGTCGCAAGCGAGCGATTCCCGGGTTTGCCCGAGGCTGAATACGCGGCCATGCATATGGCAAAAATGATTGGCGTGCGAACCGCAAATTGCCGGCTTGTCTCCAGCGATGTCATCAGCGGCGTTCCAGCGGAACTCTTGGCCCACGGAAAACGCGTTCTCGTCGTCGATCGCTTCGACCGTGCCGACGATGATCGTCGCATTCACATCGAAGACGCAGCCCAAATTCTGGGAGCGATAGGCGATCGCAAATACACGATGGCGACGACTGAAACCATCATCAACATGGTGCGCCGCTTCAGTACCGATCATCGCGATGACATATTGGAATCCATCCGCAGGGTTGTTGCAGACGTGCTTTTGGGCAATGGCGACAACCATCTTAAGAACTGGTCTTTTTGCTTTCCGGCACCCGGCGAAATCCGATTGTCGCCTGCCTACGATATCGTCCCGACCGTACTTTACATTCCATCCGACACTATGGCGTTGAGGTTCGTCAAAACCCACAGCTTCGAAAACGTGAACCTTCATCGCTTTGAGAGGGTCGCAAGTTTTCTTCGCCTAGACGAGAAGCTGATCACCCGCGAGGTCGTGGCGACAGTCAATCGTGCGCTGGAGCATTGGCCGACATTGGCGCCCGAATTGCTCGGAGAAAAGAAAGCAAAGCAGCTTCTCGATCGCCTCGAGACTCTGACCCTGGTGGACGAAGTACACCGTCAACCGTAG
- the hxsA gene encoding His-Xaa-Ser repeat protein HxsA — protein MKKRKIYLVPSLIAAGFMPSKSDAAPITGITEKKPVTTLFERLRVKQVYTLAGHSSHSSHASHASHASHASSAGGGYIPRGDYDTAYPLPDPTPQYSPNPGPVIRSSPTTPNIPATTSTGGAYSPQSSPTNAQPQPLKTLPGNSDKFRRIVIQVQTALIAFGYFGGPITGQVDAATRGGLNKMQDAYGLKVTGTITPQVLSALGIATN, from the coding sequence ATGAAAAAGCGCAAGATCTACCTGGTGCCGTCGTTAATCGCCGCCGGATTCATGCCGTCGAAAAGTGATGCAGCGCCGATCACCGGCATTACCGAAAAGAAGCCCGTAACCACCCTGTTCGAGCGGCTGCGGGTTAAACAGGTCTACACCCTTGCGGGCCATAGCTCGCATTCGAGCCATGCAAGTCATGCCAGTCACGCGAGCCACGCATCCTCAGCTGGAGGCGGCTACATCCCACGGGGCGATTATGACACCGCTTATCCATTGCCCGACCCGACACCGCAGTATTCGCCCAACCCAGGTCCCGTCATCAGAAGTTCCCCGACCACTCCCAACATACCTGCCACGACTTCAACTGGCGGCGCCTATTCGCCGCAGTCCTCCCCGACGAACGCGCAGCCACAGCCGCTGAAAACGCTGCCAGGCAACTCGGACAAATTTCGCCGCATCGTCATACAGGTCCAGACCGCTCTGATTGCCTTTGGCTATTTCGGCGGCCCGATAACAGGGCAGGTCGATGCCGCGACGAGGGGCGGACTTAATAAAATGCAGGATGCGTACGGGCTCAAAGTCACCGGCACCATCACTCCGCAGGTCCTGTCGGCCCTGGGAATCGCGACAAACTAA
- a CDS encoding VWA domain-containing protein: MPNPFEQIPFDGAEFVDNPEPRCPCLLLLDVSGSMRGRPLRELNEGLVQFKDELYADSLASKRVEIGLVSFGPVSIVNDFTSVHNWIVPELAAQGDTPMGHAIEEGLRLLRDRKSSYRQNGISYYRPWVFLITDGAPTDTWQNAAAQIKAGEAEKAFSFFAVGVDGANFETLSQICVRQPLALKELRFRDLFQWLSSSLSSVSQSNPGDAVPLSNPATPDGWASIA, from the coding sequence ATGCCGAATCCATTTGAGCAAATCCCCTTTGATGGCGCCGAGTTCGTGGACAATCCCGAACCGCGCTGCCCCTGCCTCCTGTTGCTGGACGTCTCAGGTTCAATGCGAGGACGCCCACTGAGAGAACTCAATGAAGGTCTTGTTCAGTTTAAGGATGAGCTCTATGCGGACTCTCTCGCATCCAAGCGCGTTGAGATAGGCCTCGTCTCCTTCGGCCCAGTCAGCATTGTGAACGACTTTACAAGCGTGCATAATTGGATCGTTCCCGAGCTAGCAGCGCAGGGAGATACGCCAATGGGCCACGCAATCGAGGAAGGCCTTCGGCTCCTGCGCGACCGGAAGAGCTCCTATCGCCAAAACGGAATCTCGTACTATCGCCCGTGGGTTTTCCTGATTACGGACGGAGCTCCGACAGACACGTGGCAAAATGCGGCCGCCCAGATCAAGGCTGGTGAAGCTGAAAAGGCCTTCAGCTTTTTTGCCGTCGGCGTCGACGGCGCGAATTTCGAAACGCTTTCCCAGATCTGCGTGCGCCAGCCTTTGGCTCTGAAGGAACTCAGGTTCCGCGATCTGTTCCAGTGGCTTTCCAGCTCTCTAAGCTCCGTCTCGCAATCCAATCCCGGCGACGCCGTTCCTCTCTCCAATCCTGCAACACCAGACGGATGGGCCTCAATCGCATGA
- a CDS encoding protein kinase domain-containing protein, which translates to MSTTVFGSDGKKLTLGMMLGKGGEGTVYHIHEAGDLAVKIYNSGKAFERKAKIFAMTSAALHKTTDIVAFPIETVSDKNGTFMGFSMKKVAGFKNIHELYGPGSRRTEFPSADARFLVRSAFNLANAFAAIHNTGCVVGDVNHSGILVSNQAMVTLIDSDSFQFNKGPEVYRCTVGVPDYTPPELRGADFEKMVRTANHDNFGLAVLIFQLLFLGRHPFAGKHLGLGDIDIPTAIGDHRFAYSARRAETRMEPPPLTPALSDFGNEVSDAFESAFSKNGDRPGGRPNAASWVQILGKLEQGLVECSADKSHAYFRGGASCPWCRLEKSMGRSLFAAKISSTVSTLNIGDLIALINRPAPPSQPPAPESIIAVPSLTRSPAAAAALHGKQLTLFASVAGLLIGFFLANQLNGFWGTALVIASIIMMIRARRPAEEFRVELQAATAAWEEKKKIWEEHAGPAVFLKRKSHYLSLASAHAKLPEQERERLLELERKKRDLQFRSHMQGHLISRAKIGGIGQSRTVTLSSFGFDSAWDVKTRSVLAVPGIGPKKADALANWSSSVEKKFVFNSHIATDPQAINEVKTDIARQRADLERELRRAPDELKELLDTASDLRRNPPPQLVEAYVRLKQVQMDIG; encoded by the coding sequence ATGAGCACTACCGTATTCGGATCGGATGGAAAGAAGCTCACGCTTGGTATGATGCTGGGAAAGGGTGGCGAGGGCACGGTCTACCACATCCACGAGGCGGGCGATTTGGCGGTGAAGATCTACAATTCCGGCAAAGCCTTCGAGAGGAAAGCAAAAATCTTTGCCATGACGTCGGCGGCGCTCCACAAGACAACCGACATAGTCGCCTTCCCAATCGAGACTGTAAGCGACAAGAACGGAACGTTCATGGGTTTTTCCATGAAGAAGGTCGCAGGTTTTAAGAACATCCACGAGCTCTATGGGCCGGGCAGCAGGCGGACGGAATTTCCTTCTGCCGACGCCCGGTTCCTGGTGCGCAGTGCGTTCAATCTCGCGAACGCTTTTGCTGCAATCCACAATACAGGCTGCGTAGTCGGCGACGTGAACCACTCCGGCATCCTCGTTTCAAACCAGGCTATGGTAACTCTCATCGACAGTGACTCCTTTCAGTTCAATAAGGGGCCAGAGGTCTATCGCTGCACGGTAGGCGTGCCGGATTATACGCCACCTGAGCTCAGAGGTGCGGACTTCGAAAAAATGGTTCGAACGGCAAACCACGACAACTTCGGTCTGGCCGTCCTCATCTTTCAGCTGCTTTTTCTTGGGAGACATCCGTTTGCCGGCAAGCATCTGGGTCTTGGAGACATAGACATACCCACCGCCATCGGCGACCACCGTTTCGCCTATAGCGCACGTAGGGCTGAGACGCGCATGGAACCCCCGCCGCTAACACCAGCGCTCAGTGACTTTGGCAATGAAGTTTCTGACGCCTTCGAGTCAGCCTTCAGCAAGAATGGTGATCGTCCGGGCGGTCGGCCCAACGCGGCATCGTGGGTCCAAATCCTCGGCAAGCTCGAGCAGGGTCTGGTGGAGTGCTCTGCAGACAAATCACATGCGTACTTTCGGGGCGGCGCGTCGTGCCCCTGGTGCCGCCTCGAGAAATCGATGGGCCGGAGCCTATTCGCCGCAAAGATTTCAAGCACTGTTTCCACACTGAACATCGGTGACCTCATTGCTCTAATCAACCGTCCCGCTCCACCAAGCCAACCGCCTGCCCCTGAAAGCATCATCGCGGTTCCGTCTCTTACCCGCAGTCCTGCGGCGGCAGCCGCATTACATGGAAAGCAACTGACGCTTTTTGCGTCGGTTGCCGGACTGCTGATAGGCTTTTTCCTTGCCAATCAGTTGAATGGCTTCTGGGGTACCGCTCTGGTTATTGCATCAATCATAATGATGATCCGAGCCCGCCGTCCTGCGGAAGAATTTCGGGTCGAACTGCAGGCGGCGACTGCAGCATGGGAAGAGAAGAAGAAAATTTGGGAAGAGCACGCCGGGCCTGCCGTGTTCCTGAAACGAAAAAGCCACTATCTGTCCTTGGCCTCGGCTCATGCCAAACTTCCGGAACAGGAACGCGAACGGCTCCTCGAGCTCGAGCGGAAGAAAAGGGACCTTCAATTCAGGAGCCACATGCAGGGGCACTTGATCTCCCGCGCAAAAATCGGTGGGATTGGACAGAGCAGGACGGTAACGCTCTCGTCGTTTGGTTTTGACAGCGCGTGGGACGTGAAGACTCGCTCGGTTTTGGCCGTTCCTGGCATTGGTCCGAAAAAAGCCGACGCCCTTGCGAATTGGTCGTCGTCCGTTGAGAAGAAATTTGTATTCAATAGTCATATTGCCACCGATCCGCAGGCTATCAATGAGGTCAAAACGGACATAGCGCGTCAGAGGGCTGACTTGGAACGAGAGCTGAGGCGTGCTCCGGATGAGCTCAAGGAACTTCTGGATACTGCCTCCGACCTACGAAGGAACCCGCCCCCGCAATTAGTTGAAGCGTATGTACGGCTTAAGCAAGTTCAAATGGACATAGGGTAA
- the hxsC gene encoding His-Xaa-Ser system radical SAM maturase HxsC — MIDLRLKIDDVPIDNPIIVRLRTDGVDGEYDALLIDRDQESQTFDLAGYSLRVHCGAETDLNGDVLLIVPGRKSAHRLVRSRSRHNTFLVTEQCDQLCVMCSQPPKKHHADLFDQFTVAAILAPENARITISGGEPLLHKRRLFQFLLAAAKARSDISFHVLTNGQFFEPGDSTIIDEIGRDRVLWGIPLYAPCAELHDSIVGKSGAFDMLSSNLATLMRMGAVVELRTVVLQQNWGALPELASYVSTRLPFIDVWAIMQLENIGYGRMNWAHSFKDTSLDFGQLRRAINLAMGRGIQTLLYNFPLCTVPPQYRHLAPGTISDWKNKFLVECSGCSLRSTCGGFFEWYKADQGFGGLSPQ, encoded by the coding sequence GTTCGCTTGCGCACGGACGGGGTGGATGGTGAATATGATGCACTCCTGATCGACAGAGATCAGGAAAGTCAAACCTTCGATCTCGCAGGCTACTCGCTTCGCGTCCACTGCGGTGCCGAAACTGATCTCAATGGTGACGTGCTGCTTATAGTTCCTGGGCGAAAGTCAGCGCATCGATTAGTGCGATCACGGTCGAGACACAATACCTTCCTGGTCACCGAGCAATGCGATCAGCTCTGCGTCATGTGCTCGCAGCCTCCAAAGAAACATCACGCCGACCTCTTCGACCAGTTCACAGTCGCTGCCATTTTAGCGCCGGAAAACGCTCGGATCACGATATCTGGCGGCGAACCGCTGCTGCACAAACGAAGACTGTTTCAATTTCTTCTGGCCGCCGCGAAAGCACGGTCGGATATCTCATTCCATGTTCTGACCAACGGCCAGTTTTTCGAGCCAGGCGACAGCACGATAATTGATGAGATCGGAAGAGATCGCGTCTTATGGGGCATTCCGCTGTATGCGCCTTGCGCCGAACTTCACGACAGCATCGTTGGAAAGTCCGGTGCCTTTGACATGCTGTCATCGAACTTGGCGACGCTGATGAGGATGGGTGCGGTAGTCGAGCTTCGCACTGTTGTCCTTCAGCAGAACTGGGGCGCGTTGCCTGAGCTTGCGAGCTACGTCTCCACCAGGCTGCCGTTCATCGATGTCTGGGCAATCATGCAGCTAGAGAATATCGGCTACGGCAGAATGAACTGGGCGCATTCGTTCAAGGATACGTCGCTGGATTTCGGACAACTGCGCAGAGCCATCAACCTCGCGATGGGGCGCGGTATCCAAACTCTTCTTTATAATTTCCCCCTTTGTACGGTTCCTCCACAGTACCGGCATTTGGCGCCGGGCACGATTTCAGATTGGAAGAACAAATTTTTGGTAGAGTGCAGCGGATGCTCGCTGCGCTCTACTTGTGGTGGATTTTTTGAATGGTATAAAGCTGATCAGGGGTTTGGGGGACTCTCACCACAATGA